The Herbiconiux sp. A18JL235 region CGGTGTCGGCCAGCTCGAGGGCGGTGGCGCGGAGTCGCCGCGCGTCGTGCTCGATCGCCGCCCGGCGGCGCTCCCACTCGGGGTCGTCTGGGGCGTCGCCGAACCGGCCGGCGGCGGAGTACCCGGCGGTCATCGCCGTCAGCGCCGCGGCCATCGACAGCATCACCGCCGATGCCGCGCCGCCTCCGGGGTCGCCGTGCGCTTCGGCCAGCGCCTCCGTCCAGTCGGAGAGACGGGAGCGGCCGGCACTGACCTCGCCGGGCCTGGCGTCGCCCGGCCTGGCCTCGCCCGGCACGGTCGCACCCGGCCTGGCCTCGCCCGGCCCGGGCGCACCCGGCCGGTCCTCACCAGGCCCGGCCTTCCCCGGTCCGCTCAATGGTCGCTCAACACGCGGGCGCGCGCCTCGCGGTACTCGTCGTCGCTGATGGAGCGCTCGTCGCGCATCCGGTCGAGGGCGTCCAGGCGCTCCTCGGTGCTGCGCGCAGCGCTCAGCGCCTGACTGTCGAGCAGCCGGGTGGCGAGGTCGGCCTGCAGCGTGAGCGGGTTGTGGCCGGCCCGCCGCACGGCGCGGGCGTTGGCCACCGCCTGCACCACGATGACGGCGATGACCACCGCGATGATCGCCGCGGCGACGACGAACAGGATCGGGAACAGCTCGGTCAGCTGCTGCATGACTGCCTCCTCCGGAGTCGATCGTGACTTCCAGCCTCACCCGCGATGCGGCCTGGAGACGGTATGGTCAGGAAGCTTGGAGGCTCACCCGGCCCCCGGCATCCGCTCTCATCCGAACCCGACGGAGGACTCCGTGCGCGACCTCGTGGGCTACGGCCGCAACCGACCCGACCCGCAATGGCCGGGCGGTGCGCGCCTCGCCGTGAACATCACCCTCGCCGTGGAGGAAGGGGCGGAAGACTCCGTCGAAGACGGCTTCGAGCACAGCGAGGCGCCGCTCACCGATGCCGAGGGTGCGGGCGCCGACGTTCCCGGCCGCGACCTCACGGCCGAGTCGATGATGGCCTACGGCAGCCGCGTCGGCTTCTGGCGGTTGCAGCGGCTGCTCGAGGAGAGGGGGCTGCCCGCCACCATCGCGGCGTGCGCGGTGGCGTTGGAGTACAACCCGCAGATCGCCGTGCACGCGCGCTTCGCGGGCTACGACCTGCTCGGGCACGGCTACCGCTACACGAAGCACTACCTGCTCGACGAAGAGGAGGAGCGTGCGCACCTCAAGATGGCCCTGGCCAGCTTCAAGAGCATCTGGGGGGCCGAGCCCGACGGCTGGTACTGCCGCTACGGGCCGAGCGAGGTCACGCGCGAACTGCTCGTCGAGCACGGCTTCCTCTACGACTCCGACGCCTACGACGACGAGCTGCCCTACTGGTCGGCGGTGGGCGGCCGCAAGCACCTGGTCATTCCGAACACCGACGCCGCCAACGACGACAAGTTCTCTAAGGGGTGGTGGGCGACAGGCGACGACCTGTTCACCACCCTGAAAGACACCTTCGACGTGCTCTACGCCGAGGGCGAGCGCTCGCCGGGCATGATGACCGTCACGCTGCACCCGCGGGTGAGCGGCCACGCAGGGCGTTCGGCCGGGGTCGCTCGCTTTCTCGATTACGCCCGCGGGCACGAGGCCGTGTGGTGGGCGCGGCGCTCCGACATCGCGCGGCACTGGTACGAGAACTTCCCGCCGGAGATCGCGCGGTAGGGGCGGCGCGGATGCGCGTGGTGACGCGGGCCCGACGGTGACGGATGCGCGTGGCAGCATGGACGCATGACGAAGGAGCGCGAGGAGAGCAACCGGCGGCTGCTGCGTGCCCGCGACGCGATCGACCGCTCCTACGCCGAGCCCCTCGACATCGCGACGCTCGCGCGTATCGCGCTGGTCTCCGAGGCGCACTTCATCCGCACCTTCAAGACGGCGTTCGGTGAGAGCCCGCACCGGTACCTGCAGCGCCGGCGGGTCGAACGGGCGATGTTCCTGCTGCGCGAGACCGACCGGCCCATCCTCGACATCTGCCTCGAGGTCGGCTTCGCCAGCCTCGGCACGTTCGGCCGCACCTTCCGCGACATCGCGGGCGAGACGCGACGGAGTGCCGACGCCGCGGGCCGGTCGGATACGTGCCGACATGCTTCGTGAAGACCTGGGCACGCCCGAGCAGCCTCGCTTCGTCGGTCGCCATCGACAGTCTCGGCCATCCCGCCCAGGCGAGCAGTTTCGGAGAAGCGCAGCGCTGAGCGGCGCTTCTAGCATGAGCACCATGAACCTCGACAAGATCACCCAGTCCCAGATTTTCGTGTTCGACCAGGATGAGGCGCTCGACTTCTACGTCGGCACGCTCGGCCTCGAAGTGAGCGTCGACCAAGACCTCGGCTTCATGCGCTGGCTCACCGTGAACGTGCCCGGGCATCCGCATCCGCAGATCCTGCTGGAGAAGCCCGGCCCTCCCGCCATGGACCCGGCGACCGCCGAGCAGGTGCGCGAACTCGTCTCGAAGGGGGCGATGGGCGGCTGGTTGTGCATCTCCACCGACGACGCCCACGCCGCGTTCGCCGACCTCAAGGCGAAGGGCGTCGACATCACCGACGAGCCCACCGAGCGGCCCTACGGGATCGACTTCGGCATCCGCGACCCGTTCGGCAACGCCATCCGCATCGGCCAGCTGTACTCCCCGAGCGGCGGCGAGGGCAGCGCGAGCTGACCGCTTCTCGCCGCGCTCGGTGCGGGGTCGTCGGGTATGGGAATCGCGCACTCGAGCTCCTCTGCGCTCGGTGGTGCGATTCTCCTACCGTTGGCGCGTGTCGCCGGCACGTGCGGCGGGTGGGACACTCAGCCCGGGAGAGCAGTGAGGAGAGCGTCGGCGAGCGCTCGTGGTCTCGTCAGCTGGGGCCAGTGGCCGGTGGGGAGTTCGATCACGGTCACCGACCTCATCGGCGGGAACTCGGCGAACATCGGGTGGCCCGACTCGATATAACCGTCGAGCTCTTCCCCGGTGAACGTGGTGGCGATGAGGGTGATGGGCACCTCGTAGCGGGCAGTGTCGCTGAGCTGCTGCTCGTCGCGCGCGACGCGCACCGGCTGAGGGACGGCGATCTGCCGGAAGTGCTCGCGCAGTTCGTCGTCGAGGTCGCGCAGGTCGACCTCGCCGAACGCATCCCAGTCGGGCAGCGGAACCCCGTCGCCCTCGGCGGGCAGCTCGGCGTTGATGGCGACACCGTCGGCGGTGGGCCAGCTGTCGACGTAGATCGCCCTGGCGATGCGACCCGGCAGGGCGTCGACGACGGCGTGGATGATCGCCCCACCGCCGGAATGGCCGACGAGCACGACCTGCTCGGCCGGGTCGATCGCCTCGACCAGCTCGCGCACCTCGGCGACGTGCGTCGCGAGGGTGATCCCGCTCCGATCGTCGTCGACCGAGTTCAGCCCCGACAGCGTGGGCGTGAGGACGGTGTACCCGGCATCCCGCACCGGTGCGACCGCCTCCTCCCACGACGAACCGGGCAACCAGAACCCTGCGACGAAGACCACGGTGACGTTCATGCCCCGACCCTACGCCGCACCACCGACACCACCGGTCACTCGCCGGTGAGGCGCTCCAGGAGCTCGCGGTAGCGGGCCACGGTCTGCTCGACGATGGCCGGGGGGAGTTCTGGCGGGGTGCCCTGCTGGTTCCAGTTCGCGGAGAGCCAGTTGCGCACGATCTGCTTGTCGAAGCTCGCCGTGCGCTCGCCGGAGTCGTAGGCCGCTGCATCCCAGTAGCGGCTGGAGTCGCTCGTGAGCACCTCGTCGGCGAGGGTGATCTCACCGGTCTCGGGCTCGCGCCCGAACTCGAACTTGGTGTCGGCGAGGATGACGCCGCGGGCCTCGGCGATCTGCGCCGCCGTGCGGTAGATCTCGAGCGAGAGCGAGCGCAGCGCCTCGGCGTCGTCGGCACCCACGAGCTCGACGGTCTTCTCGAAGCTGATGTTCTCGTCGTGCTCGCCGTACGGCGCCTTGTGAGCCGGGGTGTAGATCGGCTCCGGCAGCCTGTCGCCGTCGCGGAGCCCCGCGGGCAGAGCGACCCCGCACACGCTCTGCGTCTCCTGGTACTCCTTCCAGCCGCTGCCGGAGAGGTAGCCGCGCACCACGCACTCGATGGGGAACATCTCGAGCGACCTCACGAGCATCGCCCGGCCGGCGACCTCCTCGGGCGCCGGCGGATAGGCCGAGGCGTCGGCCACGAGATGGTTCGCCACCCCGAGCCGGTCGAACCACCAGCGCGACAGCCTTGTGAGCAGCTCGCCCTTGCCCGGGATGCCCGGCTCGAGCACGTGATCGAACGCGCTCACCCGATCGCTGGCGACGACGAGCAGCCCCTTCGACGTGAGGTCGTCTCCGGGCGCAGCGGCGGGCTCGTAGAGGTCGCGCACCTTGCCGCTGTAGACGTGTCGCCAGCCCTCGAGCTGCACCCCGCCGCCGGGGAGGCCGGAGTCGGCGCCGCTCACCACGCTTCTCCGACGACCTTGGCCGCGATGTCGGTGCGGTGCTGCGAGCCCTCGAGCCTGATGCCGGCCAGCGCGCCGTACACGCGGTCGCGCGCGAGCTCGAAGGTGGGGGCGGTCGCCACCACGTTCAGCACGCGCCCGCCCGTCGCCCTGATGACGTCGCCGTCGCGATCGGTGGCCGCGTGCATGACGCTGACACCCTCGATACCCACCGTCGACTCGAGGCCCGACACCACCCTCCCCGTCACCGGCGACCCCGGATAGTTCTCGCTCGCGAGCACCACGGTGACCGCAGCGTCGTTCGAGAACTCCGGCCGGGCCACCTCGCCCAGAGTTCCCGTGGCCGCGGCGAACAGGAGTCCGCTGAGCGGGGTCTCGAGGCGCGGCAGCACCACCTGGGTCTCGGGGTCGCCGAACCGGGCGTTGAACTCGATGACCCGGATGCCCTTCGGCGTGAGAATGAGGCCGCAGTACAGCAGCCCGATGAACGGCGTGCTCTCGGCTGCGAGCTGACGCACCGTGGGCAGCGCGATGGTTTCGATGACCTCGTCGACGAATGCCTTCTCGCTGCCGAAGCCCTCGTCGAGCCAGGGCAGCGGGGAGTAGGCGCCCATGCCCCCGGTGTTCGGCCCGGCGTCGCCGTCGAGCAGGCGCTTGTAGTCTTGCGCCGGCGACAGCGGCGCCACGGAGTGGCCGTCGGAGAGCAGGAAGAGCGAGACCTCCTCGCCGTCGAGGAACTCCTCGACGAGCACGTCGCCGTGCTGCAGCCACTGGCGCGCGTGCTCGGTGGCCTCGGCGAGGTCGGCTGTCACCAGCACGCCCTTGCCCGCAGCGAGACCGTCGGCCTTCACGACGTAGGGCGCGCCGAACTCGGCGAGCGCCGCTTCGGCCTCGGCGAGAGTGCCGGCATTCGTGGCGCGGCCGGTGGGAACCCCCGCCGCATCCATGATGCGCTTCGCGAAGGCCTTGCTGCCCTCGAGTGCGGCGGCCTCCCTGCCGGGCCCGAACACCGGGATGCCCCGAGTGCGCAGGGCGTCGGCGACTCCGGCGACGAGGGGAGCCTCGGGGCCGATCACCACGAACTGCACGTCTTCGGCGAGCGCGTAGTTCGTGACCGCCTGCGGGTCGTTCGCATCGAGAGCCACGACGGGCACGTCGGCGGCGATGCCGGCGTTGCCGGGCGCGGCGACGATCTCGTGCACGTCGCCCTCCCTGAGTAGAGCGGTGATGATGGCGTGCTCACGAGCGCCGGAAC contains the following coding sequences:
- a CDS encoding VOC family protein, with the protein product MNLDKITQSQIFVFDQDEALDFYVGTLGLEVSVDQDLGFMRWLTVNVPGHPHPQILLEKPGPPAMDPATAEQVRELVSKGAMGGWLCISTDDAHAAFADLKAKGVDITDEPTERPYGIDFGIRDPFGNAIRIGQLYSPSGGEGSAS
- a CDS encoding helix-turn-helix domain-containing protein; amino-acid sequence: MTKEREESNRRLLRARDAIDRSYAEPLDIATLARIALVSEAHFIRTFKTAFGESPHRYLQRRRVERAMFLLRETDRPILDICLEVGFASLGTFGRTFRDIAGETRRSADAAGRSDTCRHAS
- a CDS encoding phosphoribosylaminoimidazolesuccinocarboxamide synthase, with amino-acid sequence MSGADSGLPGGGVQLEGWRHVYSGKVRDLYEPAAAPGDDLTSKGLLVVASDRVSAFDHVLEPGIPGKGELLTRLSRWWFDRLGVANHLVADASAYPPAPEEVAGRAMLVRSLEMFPIECVVRGYLSGSGWKEYQETQSVCGVALPAGLRDGDRLPEPIYTPAHKAPYGEHDENISFEKTVELVGADDAEALRSLSLEIYRTAAQIAEARGVILADTKFEFGREPETGEITLADEVLTSDSSRYWDAAAYDSGERTASFDKQIVRNWLSANWNQQGTPPELPPAIVEQTVARYRELLERLTGE
- the purD gene encoding phosphoribosylamine--glycine ligase; translation: MKILVLGSGAREHAIITALLREGDVHEIVAAPGNAGIAADVPVVALDANDPQAVTNYALAEDVQFVVIGPEAPLVAGVADALRTRGIPVFGPGREAAALEGSKAFAKRIMDAAGVPTGRATNAGTLAEAEAALAEFGAPYVVKADGLAAGKGVLVTADLAEATEHARQWLQHGDVLVEEFLDGEEVSLFLLSDGHSVAPLSPAQDYKRLLDGDAGPNTGGMGAYSPLPWLDEGFGSEKAFVDEVIETIALPTVRQLAAESTPFIGLLYCGLILTPKGIRVIEFNARFGDPETQVVLPRLETPLSGLLFAAATGTLGEVARPEFSNDAAVTVVLASENYPGSPVTGRVVSGLESTVGIEGVSVMHAATDRDGDVIRATGGRVLNVVATAPTFELARDRVYGALAGIRLEGSQHRTDIAAKVVGEAW
- a CDS encoding polysaccharide deacetylase family protein: MRDLVGYGRNRPDPQWPGGARLAVNITLAVEEGAEDSVEDGFEHSEAPLTDAEGAGADVPGRDLTAESMMAYGSRVGFWRLQRLLEERGLPATIAACAVALEYNPQIAVHARFAGYDLLGHGYRYTKHYLLDEEEERAHLKMALASFKSIWGAEPDGWYCRYGPSEVTRELLVEHGFLYDSDAYDDELPYWSAVGGRKHLVIPNTDAANDDKFSKGWWATGDDLFTTLKDTFDVLYAEGERSPGMMTVTLHPRVSGHAGRSAGVARFLDYARGHEAVWWARRSDIARHWYENFPPEIAR
- a CDS encoding alpha/beta fold hydrolase, which codes for MNVTVVFVAGFWLPGSSWEEAVAPVRDAGYTVLTPTLSGLNSVDDDRSGITLATHVAEVRELVEAIDPAEQVVLVGHSGGGAIIHAVVDALPGRIARAIYVDSWPTADGVAINAELPAEGDGVPLPDWDAFGEVDLRDLDDELREHFRQIAVPQPVRVARDEQQLSDTARYEVPITLIATTFTGEELDGYIESGHPMFAEFPPMRSVTVIELPTGHWPQLTRPRALADALLTALPG
- a CDS encoding cyclodeaminase/cyclohydrolase family protein codes for the protein MSGPGKAGPGEDRPGAPGPGEARPGATVPGEARPGDARPGEVSAGRSRLSDWTEALAEAHGDPGGGAASAVMLSMAAALTAMTAGYSAAGRFGDAPDDPEWERRRAAIEHDARRLRATALELADTDAAVSGAFAPAYALDDRQERREAVAEVSAAATRTSQLIGEAALTLPDHLDWLARHGNPALHADVAVARAALRGALSGACTNLTADGGDELTGDERASLARFEEAIARLDASAG